Proteins from a genomic interval of Oceanispirochaeta crateris:
- a CDS encoding sialic acid TRAP transporter substrate-binding protein SiaP, protein MKKLLTLVLLSVFSMSLVFASGQAEAGAEKVIEISFSSVSVPGDAHTEAMNVFKEELEKISGGSMVVNVYHSGQLFSQEGEQDAIRQGTVDMVYTSAPWLAEFVPYLSMFGAVYTFQGYDHMTTVLNGEIGKQVFDDVVESQGIRPLGAYYLGTRQLNLVEKVGPVRTPEDMSGVKLRTPGSPSWIALGKALGGNPTPMSFGEVYMGLKTGAVEGQDNPLGTDKNAKFYEVTKYIVLTNHVVDSTWPTINEQKWQSFNDEQKGWVLEAVDKARAYCDEANLKTEAEILDFFRGEGLIIVEDPDVQAFAEYARNSYMTESQDISKDWDWDLYDKVQGMVK, encoded by the coding sequence ATGAAAAAACTATTAACTTTGGTTTTGCTTTCTGTCTTTTCAATGTCTCTGGTATTTGCCAGTGGTCAGGCAGAAGCTGGTGCTGAAAAAGTCATTGAAATCAGTTTCTCATCTGTCAGTGTTCCTGGAGATGCACATACTGAAGCAATGAATGTATTTAAAGAAGAGCTGGAAAAAATTTCCGGCGGAAGCATGGTTGTTAACGTATATCACTCTGGTCAGCTCTTTTCACAGGAAGGAGAACAGGATGCCATTAGACAGGGAACTGTTGATATGGTTTATACCAGTGCTCCATGGCTGGCAGAATTTGTTCCTTACCTCTCCATGTTCGGAGCTGTATATACTTTCCAGGGATATGATCACATGACCACAGTCCTCAATGGCGAAATTGGAAAACAGGTCTTTGATGACGTTGTTGAATCACAGGGAATCCGTCCTTTAGGTGCTTACTACCTGGGAACCAGACAACTCAACCTAGTTGAAAAAGTCGGACCTGTCAGAACACCTGAAGACATGTCCGGTGTTAAATTAAGAACTCCGGGTAGTCCTTCATGGATTGCTCTTGGTAAAGCGCTGGGTGGAAATCCAACACCCATGTCTTTCGGTGAAGTCTATATGGGACTGAAGACCGGAGCAGTTGAAGGTCAGGATAATCCTCTTGGAACAGACAAGAATGCCAAGTTCTATGAAGTAACAAAGTACATCGTTTTAACAAACCATGTTGTAGACTCCACCTGGCCCACCATCAACGAACAAAAGTGGCAGTCCTTCAATGATGAACAGAAGGGATGGGTTTTGGAAGCAGTTGATAAAGCAAGAGCCTACTGTGATGAAGCAAATCTGAAAACAGAAGCTGAAATTCTTGACTTTTTCAGGGGTGAGGGTTTGATTATTGTCGAAGATCCCGATGTTCAGGCATTTGCCGAATACGCAAGAAATTCGTATATGACAGAAAGCCAGGATATCTCTAAAGACTGGGATTGGGACCTGTACGACAAGGTTCAGGGAATGGTCAAATAA
- a CDS encoding TRAP transporter small permease, with amino-acid sequence MKTGLKKIGKILVDTIEVYIPFAAFVTLFSVFLIGIFFRYFLKPLTWTLELSLMCFIWTSLLGGLYAKRDNSHVVFTMIYDAVKPLTQIWMRICGHSLLVISFLIGLVPSWKYVLFMGYKKSNVLKIPMDVVYMPFVIFLAFMIGRYSLDIYHDVRKLMKGDIS; translated from the coding sequence ATGAAAACAGGATTAAAAAAAATTGGGAAAATATTGGTAGATACAATTGAAGTCTACATTCCCTTTGCCGCCTTTGTGACACTCTTTAGTGTCTTTTTAATAGGAATATTTTTTCGTTATTTTCTTAAACCCCTCACATGGACATTGGAATTGTCGCTGATGTGCTTCATCTGGACCTCTCTTCTCGGTGGTTTGTATGCGAAACGGGACAATTCTCATGTTGTTTTTACCATGATCTATGATGCAGTTAAACCTCTTACACAGATCTGGATGCGCATTTGCGGTCATAGCTTATTGGTTATTTCCTTCCTCATCGGACTGGTTCCTTCTTGGAAGTATGTCCTTTTTATGGGTTATAAAAAATCGAATGTTCTGAAGATTCCAATGGATGTGGTCTACATGCCTTTTGTTATATTTTTGGCATTTATGATAGGTCGCTATTCTCTTGATATATATCATGATGTTCGAAAACTGATGAAGGGAGATATTTCATGA
- a CDS encoding TRAP transporter large permease: MNLALLVFLICFILIFLIRIPIAPGMLMASLFYFAIAQSPAADISVAASQFLTNMNSKFVLIAVPLFVFMAEVMNSGKVTDMIFRFANAIVGRKRGALGHVNVVASIIFSGMTGSALADASGLGMMEIKAMNDNGYERGFSSAITAASATIGPIFPPSIPMIFYSMLSGASIGALFMGGMVPGILIGLALMGYIAVIARVRNYPRGEKLAFRDTLAITIKAFPALLSILVLLGGIYSGIVTPTEAGALAALYAILVSFFVYRAMGFKDLIQVVMNTIKTTGTLSLLVGTAYAFSYIVAIEHIPDAVAGWLLTVTQNKYVLLLLINIVFIILGMFIDTMCITLVFIPIVLPLVNALGIDLVHFGVMITLNMMIGLSTPPFGMLLFVVSGISKTPLKEIIKEILPMLLVLFGVLFLVTYIPQIVTFLPNALGM; this comes from the coding sequence ATGAATCTGGCTCTACTCGTATTTTTAATTTGTTTTATATTAATATTCTTGATCAGAATTCCCATCGCACCGGGTATGTTAATGGCTTCATTATTTTACTTTGCCATTGCCCAAAGCCCTGCTGCGGATATTAGTGTGGCTGCCAGTCAGTTTCTAACGAATATGAACTCTAAGTTTGTGCTCATTGCCGTGCCTCTGTTTGTGTTTATGGCGGAAGTCATGAATAGCGGAAAAGTGACGGATATGATATTCCGGTTTGCCAATGCGATTGTCGGTCGTAAACGGGGAGCTTTGGGCCATGTTAATGTTGTGGCTTCCATTATCTTTTCGGGTATGACCGGTTCTGCTCTGGCAGATGCCTCCGGTTTGGGTATGATGGAAATCAAGGCGATGAATGATAATGGATATGAACGGGGATTCAGCAGTGCCATTACGGCAGCTTCAGCGACAATCGGTCCTATTTTTCCTCCCAGTATTCCGATGATATTCTATTCCATGCTCTCAGGAGCCTCCATTGGAGCCCTGTTTATGGGAGGTATGGTTCCCGGTATCCTGATCGGGCTGGCTCTCATGGGTTACATTGCTGTTATTGCACGCGTTCGGAATTATCCTAGAGGAGAGAAACTGGCATTCCGGGATACTCTGGCTATAACGATTAAGGCCTTTCCCGCTTTATTATCGATCCTTGTCCTCCTTGGTGGTATCTACTCAGGTATCGTTACCCCGACAGAAGCCGGGGCTTTGGCTGCATTGTACGCCATTCTTGTTTCATTCTTCGTTTATAGAGCCATGGGGTTTAAGGATCTGATTCAGGTTGTCATGAATACAATAAAAACGACAGGGACTCTTTCTCTGTTGGTTGGAACAGCCTATGCCTTTTCATATATTGTGGCAATTGAACACATTCCAGATGCTGTTGCCGGTTGGCTTTTGACAGTGACACAGAATAAATATGTTCTTCTCCTTCTCATCAATATTGTTTTTATTATCCTTGGAATGTTCATTGACACCATGTGCATTACTCTGGTCTTTATACCTATTGTTCTGCCACTTGTGAATGCCCTCGGTATTGATCTGGTTCATTTTGGAGTTATGATCACACTGAATATGATGATAGGGCTTTCTACACCTCCTTTTGGAATGTTGTTATTCGTTGTGTCGGGCATATCTAAGACACCCTTGAAAGAGATCATCAAGGAAATCTTGCCTATGCTACTTGTTCTTTTCGGTGTTTTGTTTCTGGTAACTTACATTCCCCAGATCGTAACATTTTTACCCAATGCACTTGGAATGTAA
- a CDS encoding dihydrodipicolinate synthase family protein: MRKEITNGVYPTMLTPFKTDKSIDFEALNRLVGWYIKRGIDGLFAVCQSSAMFELSREERVELCRKTIEFAGDHYPVMASGHVSDTIEGQIDDMQAMASAGPDALVLVSNRLADPWEDDSVWLKNLDLLLKGLPTDIPLGFYECPYPYKRVLSTEVVKELINMERFEFIKDTCCDPDMIKERARLSKGTKVKFFNANAATLLMSLKEGFAGYSGIMTNFHSDLYHRLCHDWKEMGDEAVELQNYLGFASTIENQFYPANARYSLMKEGVFTNLVSRRQDARLRQITKSQEMEIDQFYTISEQMSQRFKRD, encoded by the coding sequence ATGAGAAAAGAAATTACCAATGGTGTTTATCCTACTATGCTAACACCATTTAAAACAGATAAGTCCATCGATTTTGAGGCCTTAAACCGACTTGTTGGATGGTATATCAAAAGAGGGATTGATGGTCTTTTTGCCGTCTGTCAGTCCAGCGCTATGTTTGAACTGAGTCGTGAAGAAAGAGTAGAGTTGTGTCGTAAGACAATTGAGTTTGCCGGCGACCATTACCCCGTTATGGCATCGGGTCATGTGTCTGACACCATTGAAGGACAAATTGATGACATGCAGGCCATGGCCTCAGCAGGTCCAGATGCCCTTGTTTTGGTGAGCAACAGATTAGCTGATCCCTGGGAAGATGATTCGGTCTGGTTAAAAAATCTGGATCTTTTACTGAAGGGCCTGCCTACGGATATCCCTCTTGGTTTTTATGAATGTCCCTATCCTTATAAAAGAGTCCTTTCAACAGAAGTTGTAAAAGAACTGATCAACATGGAGCGTTTTGAGTTTATTAAAGACACCTGTTGTGATCCGGATATGATCAAAGAACGTGCCCGCTTGTCTAAGGGGACTAAGGTTAAATTCTTTAATGCCAATGCAGCCACTCTTTTAATGAGTCTAAAAGAGGGTTTTGCAGGATACAGCGGTATCATGACCAATTTTCATAGCGATCTGTATCACAGGCTCTGTCATGATTGGAAAGAAATGGGAGATGAGGCAGTCGAATTGCAGAACTATCTCGGTTTTGCCTCAACCATTGAAAATCAGTTTTACCCAGCCAATGCCCGCTATTCACTGATGAAAGAGGGTGTCTTCACCAACCTCGTCAGCCGGCGGCAGGATGCAAGGTTGAGACAGATCACAAAGTCTCAGGAAATGGAGATTGATCAGTTTTATACCATTTCAGAACAGATGAGCCAGCGGTTTAAAAGAGACTGA